CCTCGACTTCAACGACGTTAGGGCCGTCATGAAGGACGGCGGAGTTGCCATGATCGGTATAGGCGAGAGTGACAGCGAGAAGCGCGCCCTCGAAGCCGCCCAGCAGGCTTTGAACAGCCCGCTCCTCGACGTCGACATCAGCGGTGCAAAGGGCGCTTTGATAAGCATCAGCGGAAGCGACGTCAAGCTTGAGGAGGCCCAGCAGATAATCGAGCTCGTCACGAGCAAGCTTGACCCCGAGGCACAGGTCATCTGGGGCATCCAGCTCGACGAGGAACTTAACAAAATGATAAGGATCCTCATAGTAGTCACCGGCGTCAGCTCACCCTACGCCGTCGCGGGGGAAGAGGAGACATCCTACTACGGTGAGGAGCAGGAGAGAAAAATTATTAAGCTCGACCTTGAGGAGCTTTGACGATCCTTTCGTTTTCAAAATTTAGTGAGGTGACAAGCGTGGCGACTACGACGGAAAAGCTTAAAAATTTCTTCGCAGAGTCCCGGAGGGTTTTGCTGGTTACAAAAAAGCCGGGAATGAAGGAGTTTAAGTTGGCCGTCAAGATTACCGGCACTGGAATGATACTCATAGGCTCCGTCGGCCTTGTAATTCGCATGATCGGCTACCTCATTAGTGGCCAGTGAGCTGGAGATAGGTGATAGGAGATGAGCGACGGCAAGATATTTACAGTGCGCGTCACGGTGGGCCAGGAAGAGACCACCGCCAAGCTGATATACAGCAAGGTCAAGACCTACAACCTTCCCGTTTACGCGATATTGACGCCCTCAAAGGTTAAGGGTTACATCTTCGTGGAGGCCCCGAACAAGAGTGCCGTTGACGAAGCAATAAAGGGAATCCGACACGCTAAGGGGACCCTCCCGGGAGAGGTTAAGTTCGAGGAGATAGAGCACTTCCTCGAGGAGAAGCCCGCTGTGAGCGGCTTTGAGCCTGGAGACATCGTCGAACTCATCGCTGGCCCGTTCAAGGGTGAGAAGGCCAAGGTCGTCAGGGTTGATGAGGGCAAGGACGAGATAGTCGTCGAACTCGTCGGTTCAATCGTCCCGATACCGGTCACGGTGAGGGGCGAATACGTTAGACTTATAAGCAAACGTCAGAAGGAGTGAAAGAACCATTCAGAGGT
The sequence above is drawn from the Thermococcus pacificus genome and encodes:
- a CDS encoding protein translocase SEC61 complex subunit gamma; its protein translation is MATTTEKLKNFFAESRRVLLVTKKPGMKEFKLAVKITGTGMILIGSVGLVIRMIGYLISGQ
- a CDS encoding transcription elongation factor Spt5, with amino-acid sequence MSDGKIFTVRVTVGQEETTAKLIYSKVKTYNLPVYAILTPSKVKGYIFVEAPNKSAVDEAIKGIRHAKGTLPGEVKFEEIEHFLEEKPAVSGFEPGDIVELIAGPFKGEKAKVVRVDEGKDEIVVELVGSIVPIPVTVRGEYVRLISKRQKE